GTCCTCAATACTCTAGCATAGCACATGCTTAAGAGCCCGAGCTCTGGGGACCACTGTCTTCTAAGTGAACTGCAGTTTCATTGCTGGAAGCACTAGGACCTTGAGTtacaccccagagcaacaaagaACTCAGGTTAGagtcaggcaggcatggtggcacatgcctttaaccccagctctcAGGGGTCAAGGGCAGGCTGAtctgcaaagtgagtttcaggacagggctgttacacagaaaaatcctgtctcagaaaacaaaacaaacaaacaaaaaacaactcaggGGCTGAGCAGGGAAGTgaatgactttaatcccagcacttgggaggcagtggcaggtggatctccttgagtttggggccagcctggtctacagagtgagttccaggatagccaaagcaacacagagaaaccctgtctcaaaacaaacaaaacccttcagGCCATTGTGTGAACTGACTGGGGTGTATTGGTTCTTGGACACTGCAAATGTTGAAAGTGAGTTGATGGCATTCTTTCTTGTGtgaactttttccttttttttttttgtttgtttgtttctttctttcaaagatttatttctgatttatacaatattctgcctgcatgtgtgcctgtacaccagaagagggcacccgatctcattatagatggttatgagccaccatgtggtagctgggaactgaactcaggacctttggaagagcagatggtgctcttaacctctgagccatctctccagtgccaaacctttcttttgtaagcttcttcatttataaaatgagttgtatggaaacaaaacaaaacaaaacatggtacCATGCACGTGGAGTGAGGCCCCCACAGCAGAATGTGACTGGGGAGAGGTGGTCTGGGCCAGCAATTTCCCCACAATCATATAATTTGAAGATTAAGGGATCCCATGCATCTGAATCAACGTCAGCCCCCACTCTTTGGGCATTTTCATTATCAATGAAAATTTCTGGGGCTAGAAATCTGGCTCAGACCCTGGGAggcacatggtagaaggagagaaactgttcctcaaagttgttctctgatctctacaTTTACACCAcagctgtcacacacacacacacacaaacaggagagagagagaatgtttttttttttttttttttttttctgcccaagacagggtttctctggtcaGCTtcgactgtcctggacttgctctgtagaccaggctgcattcaaactgctgggattacaggcgtgcatcaccatgccttGCTGTGAgggaatataatttattttaatctacatttctaattttaaaatatatgtgtacaagtgttttgcctacgtgtatatatgtgtgccacGTGCATGCCTGATacccgaggaggccagaagagggagttggaccttctggaacttgagttacagaccaCTGTGATCAACCATGTTGGATCTGGGGCATGAACTCTGGTCCTTTACAAGAATaccaagtgctcttaatccctgaactatctctccaggcccatatttccaattttttttttcttgaaacacgATCTCATGCTGTAgcacaggctgccctcaaactcacgaTCTTCTTGCTTTAGTCTCTCAAGTACCGGAGTTACACGTATGTATCTCCATGCTTATCCCTcatcctgtttgtgtgtgtgtatgcatttttgTGTATCAGCTCAGGGCCTATCTTATGCTAGGCGATGCTCTATCACTGAGTCCTGTTGTGAGCATTTTCCCTGGCTCTACAGATAACCTGGCCATGGATTTTATTTGAGCTTCACAGCAGtttcctgaatgaggattcacatccttttttaaaaaattgagatgggagctagcaagatggctcagtgggttaaagtGTTTCCAAAGAGCCTAATGACTTGAATTCAATGCCTGGGGCtctgaggaaggagagaaccactttctcaagttgtcctttgacctttacacacatgctgtggcaacCCCACCCGATACATAAactcataataaaattaaaaatacagtggggcacggtggctcacacctgtaatcccagcactcagggaggcagaggcaggtggatctctgagtttgagcctagcctggtctacaaagcaagtccaggacagataaggctacacacacacacacacacacaaaaaaaaaaaaaaaaaaaaccacccaaacaacctgtctttaaaaatacaaaaataatttaaacatttataGTCTGACTAAGTTTcccagggtggtcttgaacttctAGAGtcaaatgacacacacacacacacacacacacacacacatatatatatataattattattatttttgcctgggactacaggtgccaccacatctggctcatcATCACAATTTACAGACCAGGAAGTAGAAGCTTACAGAGACTAACATCTGGCTAGAGCAAACCTGGTCAGTAGTACCTTGGTCAGGCTGCCATTGAAGCTGTTGCTGTGGTGCTCTGCAGAGCCTCCTCTATCTGGAGAGAAGCCCTGTATTTGGCTCTTGGCttaccctcctcttctctccctgggCCTGACCTCCTCGTACCCTTTCTCACTCAGCTTTGGAGCCTTCCCTGGGTGATGTAACTCTTAATATCTGCCAGTCTCAGCAGGAACCTAGAGAAACTTTGatggggctgtggagatggcttagTGTGAGTCTTAGTccgtgttctattgctgtgaagacaatATGACCAAAGAaactctatgtagctttggctggcctgagacttgctatgtagagactaacctggcctcaaacttacagagcgCCTggcctcctgtttccacctcctgagtgctagcattacaggCCTGACCATCAAGCCTGGTTTATGAGGGGCTGGGGAATGACCCTTGGGCTGTATGTaaacattttaccaactgagctacgtgCCCAACTTCTGTATTGAAACAAGCTCTTCCACTCACTGGAGATGGGAGAAGATACAAGAAAATACCTGCTTTCTCCACTGCCTCCACATCTGGCCAGCTCTGGCTCACATTACTCACAATAGTTTAAaggttatttaatttaatttaatttaattttattttatttacatgagGATTTTCACTGGCATgagtgtatgtgtaccacatgtgtgcttggtgcctgctTGAGGCTACAAGGGGAAGTCagtcccttggaactagagttatggatggttgtgagccaccaggtagtTGCTGGAAAGTAAaccagagtcctctgaaagagcagcaattGCTCCTACCAgcaaagccatctccccagcccctcatcTTCCCATACTGAAGGATGTTTGTTACCTGTTGCCACAAGACAAGTAGCCTTGGGGAAGGAATGTGGACTTTGTAGGAGACATTAATggcctctctccttttttttttttttttaagacagtggcTGGGTGTAATGGCATATGTCTTTTATCCCAgcccctggggaggcagaggcaggtggatcagtgTGAGTTCAAGGACTCCCTGCTCTaaaaagtgaatccaggatagccaaggtgaCAAAGAGAAACCAAACCCTATCAAACCATAGACAGAGTCTCAGAGACCTgtttggcctggaacttactatgtagtccaggctggccttaaactcacaaagatccatctgcctctgtctaaCCAATGTTGGGACTCAAttcctgtgccaccatgcttccctctCCTTTAGTTTTTACTGGTTCTGGAGCTAATCCCTCTATGTATATCATCAAAACCTCCAGAGAACTTAAATGAAATTCAGTGGCTTAAAACAGTATTAGCAGCTTAAGACAGCACATGGTTATTATCTCTTTGTTCccctgtgtgggggtgggggggatgggAGTGGTTTAGGCCTCTCAAGGGCTCCCACCAAGGCCTACAGTGTCTCCCAGGTGGCCCAGCTGGAGGAAGGGATGTGCATGTGGCAAGCACATCACACCAAGGAGCTGTTTACACAACTCTGCTCTTCATAGACTGTTGTTAGGCCAAGGGCCTCAGTTTCTTGTTGGCTCCTTGATCCTGTTCAGAGAGCCACTCAGAACACAGCAGCTCAATTCAGTGAGAGTAAGCCTGTGGGTGAGGGCTGGAGCTCAGGAGCAGGACAGAAGCTGGGCTCTGGGGTGTGGCATTGGAGGTAGCACTCATCACTTGCTTCTTAGAAGCAAGTTGCTAGGTCTAGCCTGCTCTCAGGGGAGATGGGGTGTGTGTACATGGAGGCTAAGatgtataattatttttaatttttattgtttcaaaatacatatacaacatattttgagCATCCTTTTCAcctctctcagctcctccctACCCATTCAACTTCAAGTTCTTTcccttgaaacaacaacaaacaagacaaaaactgacaatcaaaacagagaaaaatacttTCCTCAGATTGGTCTGTGAGGGTTTTCTCgcttaatgactgatgtgggaggacaCAGCCATCTGTGTGTGGGGTCACCGCAGGACAGGTAGTCAGGACTGTATCAAAAGGCAGGCTGAGTGAGTtatgaggatccaggcagttagcagcattccttcattgtCTCTGCTTGAgtgcctgccctgacttcccttcatgatggattGTGATCAGGATATGTGTCAAATAAACTGTTTCTATCAAAGTTGCTTTCTGGTCATGTGTCTACCACAGCAAaggaaagcaaaccaggacagaGGTGAACATCAGGAGTCTGGGGTCACTGGACACTCACTGGGTTCACTCTTGAGTCCATGGCAGAGGCTTAGCATTTTAAAGCCATGACCCTGCTTAAATCATGGCCTTGTTCTTTTTTGTTGcctaggctggtctggaactaacTGTGTAGCCTCAGTTGACTTCACTTACACAGATCCTCCTGTAACCTTTCTTGCAGGAAAGGAAGACAATTCTAGAGAGATGCTTGTTCTATTAGCTTATTGAGATAACAGACTCTTagccaggtgtgtgtgtttatgtgtgtgtggggggttgctagcatgcctttaatcccaaccttGGGAGGTAGTAACAAACTCTGTAAGGCCAGCATGGTCTCAGgcgtaagttccaggacagccagggctacacacagagaaaccctgtcaaaaaaaaaaaaaagaaagaaaaaagaaaaacaaacaaacaaataaaaaaaacgaatgaaagaaagaaagaaggaaagaaagaaagaaagaaagaaagaaagaaagaaaaaaagaagtagcaGACTCCAAACCGTTTCATTTCCCCAGGAATATCATGCTGGGCGGAAGGAAAGCCTGAAGCCCAGATGCTAGCCAGAGGAGCTGCTTCCCAGGAACAGACTTCCCATAGCTCTGACAGGACCACACTAGGCTCAGCCTCctaagggctaggattacagatgtgagccaccatccCAGCTGGGGTTCTAGTTTCCCTAGTCAAACCACTGGTCTACATTCCTGGGTTTAGTGCTCACATGGCAGCTGGAATAGTTCCAGGATCAACACCACCTTATCACTTGGTGACAAGTGCCGTTACCCACCAGGCCTTCCCACAGGCCCTCCACCTTATTGGGCCAATGGAAGTGAACAGCAAACAGTCACAGTTACTGAAAAACTACTGTAAAAGCTCCCAGAGCCAAGAACACGCCTTGCTGAGACACGATGGGCTGATGTGGGTTTTCCTGCCTCTCGAGGTTTCCCTCATCTGGGTGCCCAAACTCCTTCTGTTAACAGGCACAAGCGCATAACCAATGTGAGCCCACTGCAGGGACAGGTCTGTGCAGAGGCCTGACAAGCTATTTGTACACCCAGATCCCAGGCACTCCTTATCTTAAGGGAGATCTTGGAAGGACCTTGTTCAAAGCCCTTCTAGCTTTAAGGCTTTTAAGATATAAGATATCCTTAAGATGCAAATGTCAAAACAGAAGCCCTTTGTTTGACATCTGAAGTCTTAGACTTTTTGCCTAGAGTTTTCCAGGGTGATCCAAGGTGACCAGtggactacaaaaaaaaaaaaaaaaaaaaaaaaaaaaaagcagcagcacaGCCTGGAAGTCCTGGGGTGTGGGATCATTTCAGTTCTGGGAGCCTCAGTGTCCACACCTGTCAAATGGTCACAACATCCTGTCATAATTGACAGGGTTACTAGAGCAAGCAAAGGAGTCGTGGCTCTGTGTGGACTGGAGAGTCAACCTTCTTTATCCTGTGGTCAGTGGCCAATGCTGGCTGTGGTGAGGTGTCCAGCAGAGGCTTTGTGTACTTGGGCTGTGGGCATGGAAACAGCAACGTGACTAGGCAGGAATTTCATGTGCACTGTGGCTAAGGGGATGGCCTTGTCACCCAAAGAGACTGGGAGGCACTTTGGATGGAATTGTTGGGGGCATCTAtttagaggaaggagagagaatatCCCAGAGCTGGCAGAGACTTCTACAACCAAGCATCATGGGGAAGATGTAACCCTAGGCTCCCCAGTGCACCTGTTATGATTGCGGTTTGAAGAGACCCATGCTACCGGGAGTGAATGAATCGCGCGTCCCCATCCCCGCCGACACAAAACAAGAAAGAGCTGAGGCCGGACCTTTTCCGCCCATTGCGGACCCTGGCCGCGCCAGGGGACCCACGTGAGGCTTCCAAGAAAAAGGAGTAGGCGGTGGCGCGTAGGAGGTGggctctttcctcccctccaccAATCAGGAGCTACGCCGGGGCCGCGAGGGGCGGGGCCGACGTGAGGCTCCAACTCTTAAACCCAAGGGGTGGGTGGGTGCGGGGAGGAGTCCTGAGAGGGGAGCGGTGATTAATGGTCCCATTCCTCCAATCCGTAGAGGGGTTAGGCTGTATCGACCAATAGGAAGTCTCGTGGGCGGGGCCGGCGCCGCTTATAAGTCGGTGGCGCGGAGTCCTCAGCTGTTCCCTGTCAGTGGAAGCAGCAACAGTCAGATTGTCGGCCACGGTTGGCGGCGGCGGGGCGGAGGTGAGTATCCGCGGCTCTCGGCACCTTCTCCTCCTGCTGCGGGTGGGTAGGTGGGAGTGCGCCGGCGCCGGGGGACGCTTATGTAAGGGTCGCGCGCGCCAAGGCGACGTGGGCTCAGCgagtggaggctggaggagacGGCTGCGGGCGGTGCACGACGCGTCTCTACACGACGTGCTCAGTCCCTCCCCATCCTCAGGCACCGGCTCGGTTCGggccccaccccacctcccttGCTCGGGCGCGGGGGAGCCCGGGAATCCGCGAGTCCGCTGCTTGCCTGAGAACCCTTCAGGCACTGGAGACTCGTCCCGCCCCCCTGGAGGCCCTCATTGGCCTCAGTCGTGATCCTGGGGACCCATTTTCCAGATAGAGACAGTGAGGCGCCAAGCCCTAAGGTGCCTCGCGCCGGTTTCCTGGGGGCTAGAACTCTAATCTGTTAGAAAGGGAGCTCCAGTAGTTCCCATCATACTGGATGTGAAATCCTGGCGGGGATCCTAAGAGGTAGACTGTTCCTTGTTCCAGGAGTCTGCGCTCCGTCTCTCAGGGGTGCTCCTAGGAGCCCGTGGGTTCCACTTTGGTTCAGCGGTGGAAGGAATTCTGAGGCTCCCAGGATGTGCTGATCCACCCAAGGCCCTCGGGATGTGTACCTGGGCACAGCCCGTTATTTCTTGCAGTTTATACGAGCTTATGAAGTGCGTTTGGGAAGTGCTCTTCCTGGCACACAAGTGGAATCTCTGGCTTTGAGGACTTGTGCTTGCATGTTCCTCCCAGAGTGACTTTCCCTCTGTGTACTTTGAGTTTTGCCTCTTCCCCCATCTCACAAACTTTGGAATCAAGCAAGATTGTCTCTGGCAGCTCTGAAGTTCTTTAGAACTTGAAGGTCTCTTAATTGTATGGAGGAGATCAGCTAGATTACTCCCATTCTCCCTCTGAGGAAACTGAAGCTTAAAGAGCCAACTTTGTGGGCTCACTCCCTACCTCACAACTAGAACCCCGAGTGGAGGCTTCGTTGTGTGCCTTCCCTGTTGCTCCCTCATGTAATTGATACAGAGATACTGTATCAATTACATgaggaacattttaaaattcctgCAGTCATACAAAGAACTTGGGCCCTAACACCAAGCTGCCCAAAGCATGACCGAAACCTTGGATAATTCTGAACCTTATGTGAACTGTTTTTTCCTATACAGAGATAcctataataaaatttaatttataggtTAGGCATTATAAGAGTTTAAAAGTAATCATTAGTAAAATAGAAGTTAGAACccccaaatgcttttttttttttaatgaagaagtAAATCAAATGAATTGTCAACAGGGCACGGAGATCGACATCCTCCACCAAGGGTGGGAAGTTTATGAACCCCACACACCAAGCTGGAAAGGAAGCCCGGAAaagaagtgaaaaacaaaaaacaaaaaaacgtacAGAAGAATAGTTGAAAGTGCTCTAAAATGGCGAACCGGACAGTGAAGGATGCTCACAGCATCCACGGCACCAACCCTCAGTATCTggtggaaaagatcatccggaCACGAATCTACGAGTCCAAGTACTGGAAGGAGGAATGTTTCGGGCTTACGGCTGAACTTGTAGTCGACAAAGCCATGGAGTTGAGCTTCGTGGGCGGTGTGTATGGTGGAAACATAAAGCCAACTCCTTTTCTGTGTTTAACTTTGAAGATGCTTCAAATTCAGCCTGAGAAGGATATCATTGTTGAGTTCATAAAAAATGAAGATTTCAAGTATGTCCGGATGTTGGGGGCACTTTACATGAGGCTGACAGGAACTGCAATTGATTGCTACAAGTACTTGGAGCCTTTGTACAATGATTACCGAAAAATCAAGAGCCAGAACCGAAATGGAGAGTTTGAGCTGATGCATGTGGATGAGTTCATTGATGACCTGCTGCACAGTGAGAGAGTCTGTGATATCATTTTGCCACGGCTGCAGAAACGTTATGTGCTAGAGGAAGCCGAGCATCTGGAGCCTCGATTTAGTGCTCTGGAAGAGGACATGGATGGCGTGGAGTCtagtgaagaggaggaagaggaagatgagaagCTGGAACGAGTGCCCTCACCTGACCACCGACAGAGAAGATACCGAGATTTGGACAAGCCAAGATGCTCGCCTGCACTATGGTACAGGAGGAGCTGGAGTCACTCTCCCAGGAGGCGGAGTAGATCCCCTAAAAGAAGAAGCCCTTCTCCCCACCGAGAAAGGCACAGGAGCAAGAGTTCCCGGTGCCATCGAAGCAGGTCCAGAGACAGACGACACAGATCTCGCTCTAAGTCCCCAGGTCACCACCGTAGTCACAGACATAG
This is a stretch of genomic DNA from Meriones unguiculatus strain TT.TT164.6M chromosome 1, Bangor_MerUng_6.1, whole genome shotgun sequence. It encodes these proteins:
- the LOC132654253 gene encoding pre-mRNA-splicing factor 38A-like codes for the protein MANRTVKDAHSIHGTNPQYLVEKIIRTRIYESKYWKEECFGLTAELVVDKAMELSFVGGVYGGNIKPTPFLCLTLKMLQIQPEKDIIVEFIKNEDFKYVRMLGALYMRLTGTAIDCYKYLEPLYNDYRKIKSQNRNGEFELMHVDEFIDDLLHSERVCDIILPRLQKRYVLEEAEHLEPRFSALEEDMDGVESSEEEEEEDEKLERVPSPDHRQRRYRDLDKPRCSPALWYRRSWSHSPRRRSRSPKRRSPSPHRERHRSKSSRCHRSRSRDRRHRSRSKSPGHHRSHRHRSHSKSPERSKKSHKKSWRRNE